One window of the Lytechinus pictus isolate F3 Inbred chromosome 5, Lp3.0, whole genome shotgun sequence genome contains the following:
- the LOC129260360 gene encoding solute carrier family 35 member G1-like has translation MKMASKNPKITGHTDSLEIYSNGLVLAFLSGFAVSISSLMTKLARDSTFLQITFLRTSLICCSTLMMGILSGNWSKFRDAILESPIGTIGWLLVRSFSSFMAMTTAYSVYQRIPMGDASAIFGVTPVFTGIMGVVLLGEAWQQKHVYLTFLAWTGVALIYKPTFLSRVIPSHYRDNLKIGVHSDEKFYLGVAILVPLAASLSFVLSRKLSKTIPPTSIVCITSFGIMVYSCVAMAIIETVRLPPLADWKYLIPEVIAGLTSQTLFGKALQLERAAPVTLMRNSSIFFSFVFQFILFGTIPSWVSVLGASLVIVSTAILGTLR, from the exons ATGAAAATGGCATCCAAAAATCCAAAAATTACAGGGCATACTGACAGTCTAGAAATCTACTCTAATGGACTTGTTCTGGCATTCCTCTCGGGCTTTGCAGTGTCAATCTCATCACTCATGACAAAGCTAGCAAGAGACTCTACATTTCTACAAATAACTTTTCTACGCACGAGTCTGATTTGTTGCTCCACCCTAATGATGGGAATACTGAGCGGTAATTGGTCAAAGTTTCGTGACGCAATACTTGAATCACCAATAGGAACAATCGGATGGCTCCTTGTTCGATCTTTTTCATCTTTCATGGCGATGACAACGGCCTATTCAGTTTATCAGCGGATACCTATGG GTGACGCCTCAGCTATCTTCGGAGTCACCCCGGTATTCACTGGTATAATGGGCGTGGTCTTGCTAGGAGAGGCGTGGCAACAGAAACACGTGTACCTCACCTTCCTCGCGTGGACTGGTGTGGCTCTCATCTACAAGCCGACCTTCCTTTCCCGCGTCATCCCATCCCACTACAGGGATAATTTGAAAATAGGAGTTCACTCCGATGAAAAGTTTTACCTGGGCGTGGCTATTCTTGTACCACTTGCTGCTTCGCTCTCGTTTGTTTTGTCGAGGAAACTCTCCAAGACAATACCCCCAACGTCGATTGTCTGCATCACGAGTTTTGGGATTATGGTGTACTcttgcgttgccatggcaatcaTTGAAACAGTGCGACTCCCTCCTTTAGCTGACTGGAAATATTTGATTCCAGAAGTCATTGCTG GACTGACATCACAAACACTGTTTGGCAAGGCTCTACAACTTGAGCGTGCAGCTCCCGTTACACTAATGAGAAACTCATCTATCTTCTTCTCTTTCGTCTTTCAATTTATCCTTTTCGGCACAATACCGAGCTGGGTCAGTGTCCTGGGGGCTTCCTTGGTCATCGTCTCAACGGCCATACTCGGAACATTAAGATAG